AGCACCATTACGGGAACGCTGGCGGGACAGGTGGTGATGGAAGGGTTCATGCACTGGCGGCTGCGCCCGTGGGTGCGCCGAATCATCACGCGCCTGATCGCCATCCTTCCGGCGATCATCATTATCGGGATTCGCGGGAGCGGGAGCGTTACGGATCTGCTGGTACTGAGTCAGGTTGTGCTGGCGATGCAGTTACCGCTGGCGCTATTCCCGCTGCTGTACTTCACCAGCTCGAAGAAGCTAATGGGGAAGTTTCGCAACGGCTGGTTCCTGCTCACCGTTGGGTGGACGTCCTGCCTGCTCATCACCGCCCTGGATTTCTACGGGTTGCCGGACACGATGCAAAAGGCGTGGGTGGTAATCGTGGGGAAGTCTGGCGAGTAACTCAACGCTTGTGCGGAGGGTTGGCCCAAAAGCGGGCGTCCCTCCGCACGAGATTCGTTAGCATTACTCTTTGAACTCCCACACCCTAACCGTTTTGTCACTGCTCCCCGTAACGATCATCTCCCCACCGGGGTTAAACGCCACGGTGGTCACCGCGTCCGTGTGCCCCTTCAACACGGCCCGTTCCTTACCGGTTTCGGCGTCGTAAACACGGGCGGTCTTGTCCGCGCCACCGGTAACGACCTGTTTGCCATCAGCGCTAAAGGCGATCGCGTTCACCGCGTCTTTGTGTCCCTTCAGCGTGGCCTGCACCTTACCTGTAAGTCCCGCGTAAACGCGAACCTCGCCGTTCTTTCCACCAACCGCAATCGCCTTGCTGGACGGGCACACGACCAGCACCGTCGCCTCGAACTTTTCCAACTTCTCTTCCCAGACGGGTTTGGCTTGCGTCTTATCCCACCGCCGGAGCACGCCATCGGAGATCGTGGCGACCACGTCCGCTTCGCCTGCTGCGGCCAGGTCCACTTTCTCCTTGTGCCGGAACGTGCCCTCGTTTTCGCTCGTAAGCACGTTGTTCGCGAAGTTGTTTTTGAGCAGTCGCAGGTTTTTGTGTTCGTCGCTGGCGCTGGTCTGGAGCCAGTATTCGCCGTCCGCGGTCACGCCATAAGCCTTGAAGTTCTCGTTCCCACCGGTCCCGGGAAAAATCCGGTCCTTCTTGGGAACGCCAACCTGGTGTCGATTCGCGTTGTCATTGGTCATCAGGTACAGCCAGGCACTGTCCGGGGAAATCTGAAGGTGATTGATTGGCTTGGCCGCCTCAGCCCCTTCGAGCAACGTTTCCGATTCCTTACCGGTCATCGTGTCCCAGAGAATCAACACCCCGTCTACGTCACCGGCCGCGACGAGATCCAAGCCGAACACAACGGCCGTGACTGCGCTCTTGTAGGTGAAGGTGTATTTCGTGCCCCATCCCTTTGTCGCCGCGGGTGCAGCAAGCGGTGCGGCCGTGGTTTGTGCGGGAGCAGGCGGATCGGCCGCAATAAGAGCGTGAAGACCAAACGCGCCCAGCGCGAGCGCGACGCCGGTTACCCCGGCCGCGAACAGTTTGAACGTGGTGGTGTGCATGGGAACCCCTTGAACCAGGGCGGCCACCGGCGCGGGAATCCCGTCCCCGGCAGTTACCCCGACCGCGACGAGTACCGCGGACCGGAACGTTGACGCGGCCAGTTGCGCTGGCACAGTTGCCAGAGCCGCCGACGCCGGTAACAGCACACCCAACCCCGCCGCCGGAACCGCGACGCCACGACGCGAGAGCCGATCGGCGAGCAGCTTCCGGGCACGCGAGAGCCGGCCCGAGAGCGTCCCTTCGCTCCACCCGAGTAGCCCCGCGGCCTCCGCACGCGACCGCTGTTCGAGATCGCACAAGACGATCGGAGAGCGATACTTGGTGGGAAGCCCCGCGAGCACGTCGTCGATCTTCGCCCGCAACGCGGTCACGTCCGGATCACTCGCATCCGAGGGCACCGGAACGCGAGTGAAATCGACCGCGGCCGACGAAACGAGCTTCCGCGCCCACGCTCGCGCCTTCTTCGCCACGTGAACCGCGACCCCGTACAGCCACGCCCCGACGCGCTCCGGTGGAGACACCGTTGCGGCCCGGGTCGCGAGCACGAGGAACGTCGCTTGGAAGGCGTCGTCCGCGGTGTGAACGTCGGGGTGAAGAACACGCCGACACGTGGCGAGTACCATCGGCCCGTGGCGCCGAACCAGTTCG
This region of Gemmata massiliana genomic DNA includes:
- a CDS encoding sigma-70 family RNA polymerase sigma factor, which codes for MSARLRAWFRAAPVTIASAEVNADDGELVRRFAEARDEVAFAELVRRHGPMVLATCRRVLHPDVHTADDAFQATFLVLATRAATVSPPERVGAWLYGVAVHVAKKARAWARKLVSSAAVDFTRVPVPSDASDPDVTALRAKIDDVLAGLPTKYRSPIVLCDLEQRSRAEAAGLLGWSEGTLSGRLSRARKLLADRLSRRGVAVPAAGLGVLLPASAALATVPAQLAASTFRSAVLVAVGVTAGDGIPAPVAALVQGVPMHTTTFKLFAAGVTGVALALGAFGLHALIAADPPAPAQTTAAPLAAPAATKGWGTKYTFTYKSAVTAVVFGLDLVAAGDVDGVLILWDTMTGKESETLLEGAEAAKPINHLQISPDSAWLYLMTNDNANRHQVGVPKKDRIFPGTGGNENFKAYGVTADGEYWLQTSASDEHKNLRLLKNNFANNVLTSENEGTFRHKEKVDLAAAGEADVVATISDGVLRRWDKTQAKPVWEEKLEKFEATVLVVCPSSKAIAVGGKNGEVRVYAGLTGKVQATLKGHKDAVNAIAFSADGKQVVTGGADKTARVYDAETGKERAVLKGHTDAVTTVAFNPGGEMIVTGSSDKTVRVWEFKE